The Nostoc cf. commune SO-36 genomic sequence TCTATGCCATCTTAATATCCTACCTTTTAAGGCTATTAAATTATCATGTATAATTGCCCAATCATCTACTATAAAAAACAATCCCCATGAAACTATTCTAAGTTCTATTAAAGACTTTGATGAAAAAATAAAAATCCATAGTAATAAAGTAATAGCTCCATAAAAAATATTTTGAGTTATTATAATAATTTTGATAGTACTATTTGAAGAAAAGGGCTTTATATCTTTTAAATCAGGATAATCAGATACTAGCTCAGTAGTAATTTTGGGAATCCTATCTGCTACAGCATTATACAAACTTTGTAAATAACTAAAGCTTAATAACAAACTTGTTATTCTTAAACCTAAAGTTCCTTGTGTTATTTCTTTGGAATAAACCTGTAAATTAAATAATCCTCCTTCTTGTAAATATAGATTCCATAAAGGATAAGATAATAGAAATAACGAAATAGATACACTAAAACTTATTCCCATTGAAAATAATAATGAAAATACAAACACTTCTATCTTATCACCGAAATTATAACTGTCATCATTATCAAAGAAGAACATTATAAATAACACAACCAAAAAAACACAGTTACAAAATAATGGGATTGCAATACTTATATTTTTACAATCATCAAGTCCTAATAAATAAGTATCGTTCATAGCGCTGTTATATGAAATTAGCTTAAAATTATTGCATAAATAAAATAAATATACAAAAACTTTATGCAAACTTTATAATATTTATATAAAAACAATAAAGAAACTCTTAACCAGCCTGAATAATCGCTTGGACTTGCCTCAAAAAACCTGTGAGATGCGACACTCACCTCTTTAGGACTAGGGGTGAGGTTTTAAATAAGGCAAGGTTAAACAAACGGTGGGTTAATTTTTGTAAGCTGATGCAATTGAGTTGCAGAAGGTTGCGTTAAGTGAAATGGGATAAAAGGGCTAGCTACAGACGAGAGAATTTTATCCGAATCGTATTGCACGTACTCTTCTACAGAAGCGAGTGTCACAATATTTAAAGAAGCCTAATATTTTAATTTAAAAAATGTCTGCTAAACACAAAGATAGTAGAATCCTCATGCAATCTCGTGATTGGCCAATCGAACAATTACCTGGACTTAGCCACGAAGAACAATCGCAACTGCACAATTGTGGCATTACTAGTACAGTAACACTAGTCAAACAAGGAAAGACTTTAGAGCAAAGACTAGCGTTAGCAAATAAACTACAGATTCATCTTCAGTATGTAAATAAATGGATGGCCTTAGCTGACTTGGCGCGTATTCCTAGCGTCGGGATACAATATTGTGGTTTATTGCTCCATGCGGGTATTGGTTCTGTAGCACAGTTAGCTGAAACTCCTACTCACAGATTACACCGACAAATTATGCGATTACAGGTAGCAACAATGCAACGGCGTGATTTGTGTCCAGCAATTGAGCTAGTACAGCAGTGGAGTCAGCAAGCGAAAACAATTATTATTTAAAAGTTAGGAGTTAAGAGTTTGGAGTTAAAATTTATCGAACAGAATTCAGGAGTCAGGAGTCAGAATTCAGAATGAATTCTGTACGACTGGTGGATAGCGCAGCGTTACCGAGTCCGCGATAGCGTAGCGTTAGCGAGTACTCGAGCGTCGCGTCTGAATAATCGGGTTTAAGACCCCCACCAAATTGAAAATTTGGTGGTCTTCAATTCCTGCGCGGTCTGAATCTCCGACTGATAGCGTTCGCGTAGCGTCTCTAAGAGTTGCGTTAGCGAGTCCGCGATAGCGGAGCGTTAGCGAGTATTCGAGCGTCGCGTCTTGATTCTGACTCCTGAATTCTGACTTCTTCTTCAAAACTCATCACTCCTCACTCTTTAACCAAGACACCATTAAGGAAGATATCAGCAAGTCCTTCTGCCATTTCTTGCATTTGTTGGGGAGAAGCATCAGGCTCAATAATGGTGTTGTTAGAAAAACCTGCGATCGCAAACATCCCTAAAAAAACTTTAGCAACTAGCTTGGCATCAGTTTGGCGATAAATGCCTTTATCCATTGCTGTTTGAAAAAATGCTTCGCCCACATCTGTCATTTTGGTAATGACTTCTAACTGGATGCGATCGCGTAAATCGGGGTGAAACTGCACCTCCATAAAACAAACGCGCATTAAATCGGCATTTTTTTGGAAATTCCACATCCGGCGGCGCATCACCTGAGCTACGGCTTTATAGCTGCCCATTTCACTTAATTCTGTCAGCAAATCTGTGAGAATCTCTACCCAGCCATTCGTAGCTACTTCCACCAAAATCGCTTTTTTATTCGGAAAATGACGAAAAAGAGTGCCTTCAGCTACACCTGCGGCTTGTGCCAAATCGCGGGTGGTAGTGCCGTCAAATCCCTTAGAGGCAAACAACCGTTGTGCTGCTTCTAAAATTCGGGTGCGTGTCTGAGCCTCTGAGGGCGGGGAAGAATTAAAAACTCGCATAATAGTTATGGTTAAATATCCAGAACAGCACTTGTAGCATTATTGTCTAACGTTAAGTACAAAAAGTCACTGAGAACTTAATACCAGATTAACGTTCTTTTGCTAAGTATCCTGTTTTTTAGTTAATGTAACTTTATCTTAATTTTCGCTTATGAACCATATCAGTCGGTCAATTGGGAATTTTAGATTGAGGATTTCGACTTTGCTCACTCGCACGATTTTGGATTGGTCAGATCAAGCATCTGTCAGATTACGGCGGTTATTTATCACTTTGTTGACTTCGATTATTCTCTCGTGGGGATTGCTGCCAGAAGTCGCTCTGGCTCAAACTCAGACAGCACCTCCTCAAGAAGCCAAAACTCAAACCCCGCCAGTTCAAAGTTCGATTCAACCTTACCTGGATCGAGTAATCAAGCAGTTAACGGAGTTTCGCCTCGACAATGGTCTAAAATTCATTGTCTTGGAACGACATCAAGCACCTGTAGTTTCTTTTCTTACTTATGCAAATGTCGGTGGAGTGGATGAGCCAGATGGCAAAACTGGTGTAGCTCACTTTCTCGAACATTTGGCGTTCAAAGGCACAACGCGTATAGGTACAGAAGACTACAAAAAAGAAAAACCACTATTAGAAGCTTTAGAGCAGTTGGATGCTCAAATTAGAACAGCGAAAGCTAATGGCAAAAAAGATGAGGTTGCTCGGTTAGAAACTGAGTTTAAGCAAGTAGAAGCGCAAGCAGGCAAGCTAGTCAAGCAGAACGAATTGGGGCAAATTGTCGAACAAGCGGGAGGTGTGGGTTTAAATGCCAATACTTCAATTGAAGCCACGCGTTATTTTTACAGTTTTCCTGCTAATAAGCTGGAACTGTGGATGTCATTGGAATCGGAGCGATTTCTTGATCCTGTAATTCGTCGTGAGTTTTATAAAGAGAAAGATGTAATTTTAGAAGAACGACGGCTGCGGGTGGAGAATTCACCCATTGGATTGATGGTGGAAAAATTTATCGATACTGCTTACAAAGTCCATCCCTACAGGCGTCCAATAATTGGTTATGACCAAGATATCCGCAATCTGACACCAGAAGATGTGCAAAAGTTTTTTGATACTTACTACGTACCAAGTAATTTAGCGATCGCTATTGTCGGAGATGTTAACCCGGCTGAAGTGAAAAAACTAGCGCAAACTTATTTTGGCCGCTATAAAGCAAAAACCAAAGCTGTTGAACAAATCCCAGTCGAACCGCCACAAAAACAAACGCGGGAAGTCACTTTACAGCTACCTTCTCAGCCCTGGTATTTAGAAGGTTATCATCGTCCGGCAGTTACTCATCCAGATAATGCAACCTATGAAATCATCGGTAGTTTATTAAGTGATGGGCGCACATCTCGGCTGTATAAGTCTTTGGTAGAAAAGCAGCGTTTGGCGCTAAATGCTCAAGGTTACAGTGGTTTTCCTGGAGATAAGTACCCAAACCTGATGTTATTCTATGCTCTCACGGCTCCTGGTCATACAGTTGATGAGGTGGGGGTGGCTTTGCGCCAAGAAATTGACAAATTAAAAACTGAGCCTGTCGCGGCGGCTGATTTGGAACGGGTGAAAACTCAAGCACGGGCGGGTTTGTTACGTACTCTCGATTCAAATATGGGAATGGCTCAACAATTGTTGGAATATGAGGTGAAAACTGGCTCTTGGCGAAATTTGTTTAAGCAGTTGGATGATATTTCGGCGGTGACAACGGCTGATATTCAACGGGTGGCAAAGCAGACGTTTACGGCTGAGAATCGCACAATTGGTAAGTTGTTGTCGAAAGAAGGATGAAAAACGTAGACGCATTAGCGAAGCGGTAGCGACGAAGGAGCGTCAGCGGCTTGCCGTAGGCTACCGCAAAGGATGAAAAACGAACCGCAAAGGGCGCAAAGGAAGAAAGATATGCAGAGGTATCAGGTGAAAGGCAAAACGCAGATAGGGTTGAAAATTCAAAAGAGGAAGGGTCTGATTTATGCTTTGGTTGCTGTTTTTGCGTGTTTACTTTTAACTTGTAATTTTTCTCTGGCAGCGACGGCTGAGGCAAAGTATTACACGGAGTTACAGCTACCACCGCTACCTGAAATCAAGTTACCCAAGTATGAGCGGTTTGTGCTGCAAAACGGCTTGGTTGTCTATTTGATGGAGGATCACGAGTTACCGTTGGTGAATGGTACGGCCTTTGTGCGGACAGGAAATCGCTTGGAACCATTGGAGAAAGTTGGGTTGGCTGGTTTTACAGGCGCGGTGATGCGAACTGGAGGAACTAAGCAGCATTCCCCTGATGAACTCAACGAGATGTTGGAACAACGCGCGGCATCTGTGGAAGTTAGTATTGCTGAAGCTTCTGGTAGTGCTAGCTTTGATGCCCTCAGTGAAGATTTAGAAACAGTGTTTGGGCTGTTTGCTGAGGTGCTGCGATCGCCAGTATTTGCTCAAGAAAAGCTAGACTTGGCTAAGACACAAGCTAAAGGTGGCATTGCCCGTCGTAATGACAATCCAGATAGTATTGCTAGTCGAGAATTTAAGAAATTGATCTATGGGAAAGATAGCCCTTACGCTCGCACAGTAGAGTATGCGACGGTGGATCAGGTTAAGCGTGAGGATTTGCTCAAGTTTTATCAGCAATATTTCCACCCTAATAATATGATTTTGGGGATTGTGGGGGATTTTGATGCTAAGAAAATGCGATCGCTCATTCAAGCTAAATTTGGCGATTGGAACCGTAACCCAGGTATTGCCAAACCTGCATTACCAAAGGTTTTGCCAGCTAATACAGGTGGAGTATTTTTTGTAAATCAGCCACAACTAACCCAAAGTAGTGTACTTATCGGGCATTTAGGCGGACGCTTCGATAGTCCTGATTATGCGGCGCTGGATGTATTGAATGGGGTGTTAAATGGATTTGGCGGACGCTTATTTAATGAAGTGCGATCGCGTCAAGGTTTAGCTTACTCTGTTTATGGCCAGTGGAGTCCCCGCTACGATTATCCTGGTATGTTTATTGCTGGTGGAGAAACGCGATCGGATGCTACCGTCCAGTTTGTCAAAGCTTTACAAAGTGAAATCAAGCGCATTCAAACTCAAAAAGTGACTGCCAAAGAACTTGCTTTTGCCAAAGAATCTACACTCAATTCTTTTGTATTCAACTTTCAAGACCCCAGCCAAACCTTATCACGGTTGATGCGATACGAATATTACGGCTATCCTGCTGATTTTCTCTTTAGCTATCAAAAAGCCGTCGCCGCCACCACAGCAGCTGATGTCCAACGGGTAGCACGAGAATACCTCAAACCAGAAAAAATTGTGACTCTAGTAGTGGGGAATCAAGCCGCTATTCAACCACCATTGACGCAGCTAGCGGCACAGGTGACACCAATAGATGTAACGATTCCTGGTTCACGGCCACAGGCTAAGAATTAATTGCATAGGTAGACACTGAATAGAATAGCACTAAGTTAAGACACAGCCCCTGCCCTAACTGGTTCCTAGCCTCCAGGCTGGGAACCGATTCTCGGAGGCTCCGCCTCCAGTGGCTTGACTAGAGGGAGCAGCCCATTCGGAATACGTTTATACAAGTCAAATCGCAAGGCTTAGATTCTCGACTTCTTCGAGAAGTCAGGTATCTGGTTTTTCAAATAATTTCCTTTGCTATCGGGAAATGACTGAGGACGAATTGGAGTAATAAATAGAAACTAAATCAGGAACCAAAACCTCTGGGAACTCCAGGGGTTTTTTTTTAACAGTGTAGGTTGTGTTGAGGAACGAAACCCAACATATCTGCCAATACGGTTCAGTTAAGGTTAAAACTCTGTTATCCAAGTCAATTTTTTAACGTAGACGCTTCGGCTTGCCGCAGGCTACCGCCGAGGCGCAGAGGACGCAGAGAGAAGAAAGAGAAGAAAAAAATTGCTTAACTGAACTGTATTGACCAATTCTTCCTTGATGGTACAAGCCCCTAAATTCATTTATGGATAGATAAGTTTTAAACAATGCAGGGTTCAAGCCCCCGGATTTATCCGTGGGCATTAATTGCGAATTGCGAATTGCGAATTGCGAATTGTGCTGACATATCTGCCCAATTTTTTGGAAAACAATTAGTTTGTTTATTCTCCGGCGAGTTGCCGCGCAATATCCATGTTTGCTGCCAGTACACGCACGATTTCAACGGGGTTCTCACCTTGGTATATCAGAAAATATCGGGGCTGCACCAACCAGAAACGGACGGGAAGCGGAGTCAGGTCGTAACTGATACTTTCCTATTCTGGGGTTGTCTGTGAGTAATTCACAGGCACAAAGAAGCTTGTCTAGCATCTGTTCGGCGGCATCCAGATTATCTCGCGCGATATAAGCATAAATTCCCGCAAGGTCGTTTTCTGCTTGCGGCGAGAGAATATACAGTTTTGGGTTGGTCACAACGCAATACGGTTCAGTTAAGGCTAAAACTCTGTTATCAAATTCAACTTTTTAACGTAGACGCTTCTCTACGAGACGCTACGCGAACGGCTTGCCGCAGGCTACCGCCAAGGCGCAGAGGACGCAGAGAGAAGAATGAGAAGGAAAAAATTGCTTAACTGAACTGTATTGGGTCACAACGGTTTTTTGAGCAATTGTTGCGCCTTGTTGCGGATGCGCTCCCGCGCACCTTCTCCGGGAAGACCTTGTGCATTATCAAGCTCAGAAAGACCAATAGCAATTTGCTCATTGAGCCACAATTTATATTCCTCGGAATGGTCGTTAAAGCGTTTCAAAAGACGCAACCCCTCCCGAATCACCTCACTTTGAGAATGGTATAAGCCTGACTCAACTTGCATTTGCACGAAGGCTTCCAACTCAGGAGTAAGAGAAATATTCATATACTTACTTCTTTATAACAAGAATAGATATTATAATAACAGTTTTTGTTATTGCTGCTTCCTAGTGAAAACTTTTGCAAAGAGCTAAAAAATGTAACCAAGCACAGATGATATGCGATCGCACTCATACTTCTCGGCATATACTTTTAAAGAAATGTGACATTTAATTGCGCTATTGCAAAAGTCAGCTTTACATAAGTTCAGTTATGAGCCAGTCTGAATATACTACAGCCCAAACTACTGCCCTGATTAACCACGATCGCAAACCTATTCATCTAACTGGCTCTATTCAACCTCATGGCGTTCTCCTGGCACTCAGTACTCAGCTAGAGATCCTACAAGTTAGCAATAATACTCAAGTATATTTGGGCAAAGAGCCAAAAGATTTGCTCGGTCAACCTTTGAGCTATTTACTTGACCCTGGGCAAGTGGAAATTGTCAAGCAGTGTTTGGTGAAAAAAATTGGCAGTTCTAATACGTTTAAAGTATTAAGAAACACTTTAAATGGTGAACAATACTTTGATGCCATTGCTCATCGTACAGAAGAGGCTGTGATTCTGGAGCTAGAACCGACGGACTCTGAATCGGAGTTGAGTTTCTTAAGCTTTCATAGTTTGGCGGGTGAAGCGATCGCTAAAATGCAAAGCACATCAAACCTGATAGAATTTTTGCATTCGGTAGCTAAAGAAGTCCAAAAAATCATCGGTTTTGATCGGGTAATGGTCTATCAATTTGACCAGTCGGAAGCGGGTTCTGTTGTTGCAGAAGTTAAACGAGAAGATTTATCACCTTATTTAGGACTCCACTATCCTGCTACAGACATTCCAGCCCAGGCTAGGGAGTTATACACACGCTGCTTTCTCCGATTTCTCCCCGATTTGACCGTTGAACCGATTAAACTAGTTCCAACCGAAAATACGACAACACATCAGCCGCTTGATTTAAGCTACTGTGTGCTACGAAGTTTTGATCAGTGTTGTACTCAATATCATCAAAATATGGGCGTGAATGCTCTTTTGGTGATTTCCCTCGTGCAAGAGCAGAAGCTTTGGGGATTAATATCCTGTCATCATCAAACACCAAAGTATGTTTCTTACGAAGTCCGCAAGATGTGCGAATTTTTAGGACAAATTGTGTCTTCAGAATTAGCACACAAAATTAGTCACTCGGAATGGGACTATAAAGTAAAACTCAAATCGCTACAGTCTGAGTTTCTAGAGTCCATTTCCCAAGCAGATAATTTTATCGATGCCTTAATCAAACCTGAAATCCGGTTGCTCGATCTTGTTAGTGCTTCAGGAGCGGCGGTTTGTCTGGATAATGAAATTACCCTTGTAGGGACAGCACCGAATATTCATCAAGTTCAGGCATTAATTGAATGGGCGGATATCCAAGTTAGTGATAACTTGTTTTCTACTGATTCTCTGCCCAAGCTTTACCCAGAAGCGCTCATATTTAAAGATACAGCTAGTGGCTTGTTACTACTGCGGATTTCTAAAGTCCGGCGCTATTACATTCTTTGGTTTCGCCCCGAAGTTATCCAAACAGTACACTGGGCAGGTAATCCCAACGAATCCATGCAAACCCAGGCAGATGGTAGCATTACCCTATCTCCGCGAAAATCTTTTGAACAATGGCAAGAAACAGTTAGATTAACTTCTCTACCTTGGAAAGCTTGTGAACTTGACAGTGCGATCGCTCTGAGAAATGCGATCGTTGGTATTGTACTATCGAAGGCGGATGAATTAGCTAAAATCAACCTGGAGTTAGAGCGCAGCAACCAAGAACTAGCATCCTTTGCCTACGCCGCTTCTCATGACCTCAAGGAACCTTTACGAGGCATTTATAATTTTTCGACAGTGCTGTTAGAAGACTATGCCCAAGTATTAGATGATGACGGAATTGAGTGTTTGCAAACAGTAGTATCCTTATCTGTACGGATGGAAACTCTGATTGATGCCCTACTGCGACTCTCGCAGTTAGGACAAGCGCAACTGCGCTTGCAAGCAACTGACATCAACAAATTACTCAACGAAGTAATTGACGTTTTTCGTGCTAGTCGCCAAGACTCTCAGTTTGTAGATATTCGCATTCCTCGGCCTTTACCAACAATTTTGTGTGACCGAATTCTCGTTAATGAAGTCTTCAGTAATCTGCTTGGCAATGCCTTTAAATACAACGATAAGGCAGAGCAATGGATGGAAATTGGCTACCTTTCTCAAGAAGAGGCAGGGGGAGAAGAACTATTAGCCCATACCCAATCCCCAATCACTTTTTACATCCGCGATAACGGTATTGGAATTCCACAGCATCATCTAGCAACCATCTTTAGATTATTTAAGCGGCTCCACTCTCAGCAAAAGTATGGTGGTGGAGCCGGTGCAGGACTAGCTATTGTTAAGAAGATTGTTGAGCTTCATAACGGTAAAGTTTGGGTTGAATCTACCGTCGGCGTTGGCTCGATATTCTATTTTACGCTGGAATAGTTTAAGATAGTAGCTAAATATATATTTTTGTTAAGTTCTTTTAATACCACGAATGATAAAAAAACTTCATGAACCTCTGCTCGTTGTTGAGGACAGCAATGAAGATTTTCGGATTCTGCAACGTCTGATGCAGCGTATGTCCGTCCAGAACCCTATACATCGCTGCACTAATGGAGATGAGGTTTTAGAGTTTCTCTCTCAACAGGGAAATGATGTCTACAGTAAAGACGAAGACCCACCCAACTCTAAAGTAGCATTACGACCTTCTGTAATCTTGCTCGATCTGAATTTGCCAGGTATTGATGGCCGTGATATTTTAGATCGGCTCAAGCAAGACAATAGTTTCAAAGGAATCCCCATCGTTGTTTTTACTACATCATCTAACCCCAAGGATATTGAATTGTGCTACCAAAAGGGTGCAAATGGATATCT encodes the following:
- a CDS encoding ATP-binding protein; its protein translation is MSQSEYTTAQTTALINHDRKPIHLTGSIQPHGVLLALSTQLEILQVSNNTQVYLGKEPKDLLGQPLSYLLDPGQVEIVKQCLVKKIGSSNTFKVLRNTLNGEQYFDAIAHRTEEAVILELEPTDSESELSFLSFHSLAGEAIAKMQSTSNLIEFLHSVAKEVQKIIGFDRVMVYQFDQSEAGSVVAEVKREDLSPYLGLHYPATDIPAQARELYTRCFLRFLPDLTVEPIKLVPTENTTTHQPLDLSYCVLRSFDQCCTQYHQNMGVNALLVISLVQEQKLWGLISCHHQTPKYVSYEVRKMCEFLGQIVSSELAHKISHSEWDYKVKLKSLQSEFLESISQADNFIDALIKPEIRLLDLVSASGAAVCLDNEITLVGTAPNIHQVQALIEWADIQVSDNLFSTDSLPKLYPEALIFKDTASGLLLLRISKVRRYYILWFRPEVIQTVHWAGNPNESMQTQADGSITLSPRKSFEQWQETVRLTSLPWKACELDSAIALRNAIVGIVLSKADELAKINLELERSNQELASFAYAASHDLKEPLRGIYNFSTVLLEDYAQVLDDDGIECLQTVVSLSVRMETLIDALLRLSQLGQAQLRLQATDINKLLNEVIDVFRASRQDSQFVDIRIPRPLPTILCDRILVNEVFSNLLGNAFKYNDKAEQWMEIGYLSQEEAGGEELLAHTQSPITFYIRDNGIGIPQHHLATIFRLFKRLHSQQKYGGGAGAGLAIVKKIVELHNGKVWVESTVGVGSIFYFTLE
- a CDS encoding response regulator; this encodes MIKKLHEPLLVVEDSNEDFRILQRLMQRMSVQNPIHRCTNGDEVLEFLSQQGNDVYSKDEDPPNSKVALRPSVILLDLNLPGIDGRDILDRLKQDNSFKGIPIVVFTTSSNPKDIELCYQKGANGYLVKPMDAQELKKTIQAFVDYWLEANTPPVLD
- a CDS encoding M16 family metallopeptidase, producing the protein MQRYQVKGKTQIGLKIQKRKGLIYALVAVFACLLLTCNFSLAATAEAKYYTELQLPPLPEIKLPKYERFVLQNGLVVYLMEDHELPLVNGTAFVRTGNRLEPLEKVGLAGFTGAVMRTGGTKQHSPDELNEMLEQRAASVEVSIAEASGSASFDALSEDLETVFGLFAEVLRSPVFAQEKLDLAKTQAKGGIARRNDNPDSIASREFKKLIYGKDSPYARTVEYATVDQVKREDLLKFYQQYFHPNNMILGIVGDFDAKKMRSLIQAKFGDWNRNPGIAKPALPKVLPANTGGVFFVNQPQLTQSSVLIGHLGGRFDSPDYAALDVLNGVLNGFGGRLFNEVRSRQGLAYSVYGQWSPRYDYPGMFIAGGETRSDATVQFVKALQSEIKRIQTQKVTAKELAFAKESTLNSFVFNFQDPSQTLSRLMRYEYYGYPADFLFSYQKAVAATTAADVQRVAREYLKPEKIVTLVVGNQAAIQPPLTQLAAQVTPIDVTIPGSRPQAKN
- a CDS encoding type II toxin-antitoxin system RelE/ParE family toxin; amino-acid sequence: MTNPKLYILSPQAENDLAGIYAYIARDNLDAAEQMLDKLLCACELLTDNPRIGKYQLRPDSASRPFLVGAAPIFSDIPR
- a CDS encoding DUF4332 domain-containing protein — encoded protein: MSAKHKDSRILMQSRDWPIEQLPGLSHEEQSQLHNCGITSTVTLVKQGKTLEQRLALANKLQIHLQYVNKWMALADLARIPSVGIQYCGLLLHAGIGSVAQLAETPTHRLHRQIMRLQVATMQRRDLCPAIELVQQWSQQAKTIII
- a CDS encoding TetR/AcrR family transcriptional regulator — protein: MRVFNSSPPSEAQTRTRILEAAQRLFASKGFDGTTTRDLAQAAGVAEGTLFRHFPNKKAILVEVATNGWVEILTDLLTELSEMGSYKAVAQVMRRRMWNFQKNADLMRVCFMEVQFHPDLRDRIQLEVITKMTDVGEAFFQTAMDKGIYRQTDAKLVAKVFLGMFAIAGFSNNTIIEPDASPQQMQEMAEGLADIFLNGVLVKE
- a CDS encoding M16 family metallopeptidase, with product MNHISRSIGNFRLRISTLLTRTILDWSDQASVRLRRLFITLLTSIILSWGLLPEVALAQTQTAPPQEAKTQTPPVQSSIQPYLDRVIKQLTEFRLDNGLKFIVLERHQAPVVSFLTYANVGGVDEPDGKTGVAHFLEHLAFKGTTRIGTEDYKKEKPLLEALEQLDAQIRTAKANGKKDEVARLETEFKQVEAQAGKLVKQNELGQIVEQAGGVGLNANTSIEATRYFYSFPANKLELWMSLESERFLDPVIRREFYKEKDVILEERRLRVENSPIGLMVEKFIDTAYKVHPYRRPIIGYDQDIRNLTPEDVQKFFDTYYVPSNLAIAIVGDVNPAEVKKLAQTYFGRYKAKTKAVEQIPVEPPQKQTREVTLQLPSQPWYLEGYHRPAVTHPDNATYEIIGSLLSDGRTSRLYKSLVEKQRLALNAQGYSGFPGDKYPNLMLFYALTAPGHTVDEVGVALRQEIDKLKTEPVAAADLERVKTQARAGLLRTLDSNMGMAQQLLEYEVKTGSWRNLFKQLDDISAVTTADIQRVAKQTFTAENRTIGKLLSKEG
- a CDS encoding type II toxin-antitoxin system ParD family antitoxin — protein: MNISLTPELEAFVQMQVESGLYHSQSEVIREGLRLLKRFNDHSEEYKLWLNEQIAIGLSELDNAQGLPGEGARERIRNKAQQLLKKPL